A genomic stretch from Candidatus Vicinibacter proximus includes:
- a CDS encoding endonuclease domain-containing protein yields MSFTFLARKLRKNQTLAESVFWNHVRNRRFMDLKFTRQFVIEKSNIMGRKGFYIADFHCHALKIIVEIDGPIHLLQKDYDELRQQHLVEMGFHVIRFKNEEIIKIGLKWKSD; encoded by the coding sequence ATGTCTTTTACATTCCTTGCTCGGAAATTGAGGAAGAATCAAACATTAGCAGAATCTGTTTTTTGGAATCATGTCCGCAACAGAAGGTTTATGGATTTAAAATTCACCAGACAATTTGTAATTGAAAAATCCAATATAATGGGTCGCAAAGGATTTTACATTGCTGACTTTCATTGCCACGCTCTAAAAATAATTGTAGAAATTGATGGCCCAATTCATCTTCTGCAAAAGGATTATGATGAACTCAGGCAGCAGCATTTAGTTGAAATGGGTTTCCATGTTATTAGATTTAAAAATGAAGAAATTATTAAAATTGGGTTGAAGTGGAAGAGCGATTAA